The DNA segment ttggaggaggaggagatggacagtcaggtcatgaggggagtgaattcttgcgagttgggactctggcgcatatggcagatttcatgctaggctgcctatcccgtgaccctcatgttcaaagaatttattccagcaccgattactgggtattcactctcctggacccacggtacaagcaaaatctttacactctcatccctggagaggaaaggagtgtgagaatgcatgaataccagcaggccctggtgcacaagctgaaacagtatttcccttctgacagcgctagcggcagagggcgtacttctgcaggacaagtagcgagggagagtaggcagcttgtccagcactggcagcagtacgctttacaaggcctttgccagttttatgtcaccccagcaagacactgtcacctgtccccagtctcggcagagtagggctgatctttacagaaagatggtgagggagtacgtagctgaccataccatcatcctaaatgatcacacagctccctacaactactgggtttcaaagctggacatgtggcacgaactggcgctgtacatcTTGGAGGTTCTTACCTGCCCTGCCgctgttgtctgagcgggttttcagtacaGCTGGTAGCAtaatcactgataagcgtacacgcctgtcgactgacaggctgacgcttatcaagatgaataaagcctggatttctcaggatttccattctccaccaggtgaaagaagctcaacctgaataatgtatgcactcctcctcctaattttcctccttctcctcctctttgtacactaaagcagaggaaactggctattttttgccagggccaactggctctagctatagtactctatgtatttaatttttctggagggccacctacccggtcctctgttttaaacaattttttggactgccacatacaggcactatccaaatttaattgtctccatagcagcctccacacgtcatctttatagctgcctccacacgttgtgtccattgctacctccatagctgtctcccaaagtcgtccatatagctgcctccatacatcgtccccttagcaaacgagctgtgtcaggcagaatttggggttgttttcaaggcttccacatcaaacttgttaattttgtcgccaccctgctgtgttagccacaaaatatactggcaaacttttatcatttaccgatattatttcagcgcttcttgcgcatctgtttacattcccctcacccgccataacccaaacttataagaacactactacacttgatcttatacaaaaggttcttagaagtgctgtttggggaggagccgagagaccggggcttggacaggcgaaagctcgcctggcagcggaccgccagctccatcccaagatccaactaacatagttttaactgcagcacctttaatctactactactttactgcctccatacatcgtccccttatcaaccgAGCTGtggcaggcagaatttttgggtgtttcaccagatacataatggaactcggcccatctgtcgccgccatgctggagacctgaagttgcaatcatagcagcgcaatatggatgcaccatactgtcgctcttaatcatggaaccatttacgaaaaaacaatcaaaaatagaaccgctatgctattccattattcctaggtgaaatattcaaacgaccccacctgctttgaaaatgataattttttcaaagtaaacgcttctggcacccaggcccattttgggtggggagaagccgagagacaggggcttggacaggcgaaagctcgcctggcagcggaccgccagctccatcccaagattaggcagcctcagaggcatccatgcatgctgcccctgctgcttcctgtccattttgcctccacagcgtccaccaatgtctccatgcgcaactttcaactctctataccccagacgctggagcacgagaggatatacagcacatcatccccttatcaaccgagctgtgtcaggcagaattctcaggtgtttcaccagatacataatggaactcggcccatctgtcgccgccatgctggagacctgaagttgcaatcatagcagcaataTGGATGcgccatactgtcactcttaatcatggaagtcgtctccatagctgcctccacatgtcgtccccttatcaaacgagctgtgtcaggctcatttttcgggtgtttcaccagatacgttacggaacttggtcactatgtctttaccatgctgtgttatcgactaaatacaccgtcaaccttttgttgacataggaaatcatttcagcgcttcttgctcacctcctttggttcctctctgcaacccattggtttgaagcctgagtccatttagggtatgtcgccatgacactctctagcctgccgctgctgccgctgccgctgcatgccaattattggatgttttagatgctatttagcctcattcggtcactctgtcatggccatgctgttgcccataattttgtagggtcagaatttggcgtcaataacacgaaatcatggatccatcctgccttgtatcaacggttcaggctggtggtggtggtgtcatggtgtgggaaatattttcttggcactctttgggcccctttgtaccaattgagcatcgttgcaatgccacagcctacctgagtattgttgctgaccatgtccatccctttatgaccacaatgtaccccacatcagactagtttcttgaacatgacaatgagttcactgtactcaaatggcctccacagtcaccagatctcaatccaatagagcatctttgggatgtggtggaacgggagattcgcatcatggatgtgcagctgacaaatctgcggcaactgtgtgatgccatcatgtcaatatggaccaaaatctctgaggaatgcttctagcaccttgttgaatctatgccatgaagaattgaggcagttctgaaggcaaaagggggtccaacctgttactagcatggtgtgcctaataaagtggccggtgagtgtataatgtttAATGAAAGAGGGTTATGGGGCCCTTTTAATACCTTAAAAAGATAAAGAAAGAAACTCAGCTATGCGTTATAACAACAGAATTGGGGGAATTGCGGGGATTTATCACCACTTTGGTTTCTTTTGCTACTATGTGAGATTTTTTCATCTCAGTTAAGACAAAAAGATCTTAAAAAGTAGTAGAAGAAAACAAAGTGCTGATATCCACTCTTTGTAACCCAACAAATACTCTTACTAGATACTAACATAGTAATTTATGCAATACTTTTAACACTAATCGGTTCAAAAACTTCCTGTTTGATACTGGAAAATATTCAATAAATTGTTTTAGAATGATCTCCAGGTAGTTCTTGTATATCTAatggtttgttttatttttcagggCAACAAACACTTTACAGTCATTTATATAACAAATTACATGTGAGGTCTACCGATAGAAGACATCAAGTGACTTGTCCACCTATAGGCCCTAGATTATTTGCAAAACCATTTCACAGCATTAACAGCTATACCTCACCCTACTTTCATTCTCAAAATGGTTTTCATACAATACATTCTGAAAACAGCCCAGTAAAACCAAGAATTGTGACAGTGGTTAAACCGGGAAGTCATCCTCTGAGGAAAATCACCTTACTTCTTAACCGGAGGTCTGTCCAGACATTTGAGCAActtattgctgatatatctgaaggacttggactccCAAGGTGGAAAAATGACCGTGTGAGAAAACTTTATAACCTGAAAGGAAAGGAAATCCGCAGTGTGTCTGATTTCTTTCATGGCGATGATGCTTTTATTGCACTAGGTAGGGAACAACTCACACTGAAGAGCATTGAAATAGTTTTTAATGAACTTTATCCTGACAGATCTTTTAAAGCAAACAAAGATCATTATGAAAAACTGAGATGCAAGATTAATGACAATGGGTTAAATATTGATAGTGGATATGAAGACACAGATACAACACACAAATTGGACAAAACTATATCTTCAACATTAGCTAACAAAATTGATGACAAAATCCATGGCAGGTGTAGAGCAGAAGAATCCAAGCGGACTAAAAAACATGACAAAATTAAAAGTGATGAAGAGCATTTACCAAAAGTAATGAAAAAACTTGAAATATGCCATAGCAAACCAAATAAATTGCTGACCACAAGTTTGGATTGTACGATGAATTGTGAgcactgtaaaatacataaatgtaAGAAACGATTGAACAGTGACTTTGATCACGATATGTTAGAAGATATGACTATGATTGAAAGGTATAGGAAACATCCAATAAGTAAATATAAACCAGAGAAAGCAAAACCAAAGTGTATAACTTGTCACAGAAGAAATAGAAAAATGGATATCGAAGTAGAGGAAAGAGTAGACAGTGACATAGATCTCAACCAGAATTTAAACTGGCCTTCTTACAGACTACAAAGACAGAGCAATGACATGGAAACAAAGAACAAATGTCACATAGACAGAAAGAAAGGCTATAGTGAGCACCCTGACTACTACCCAGTAAAATCCAGTAAACGACTAATAGAAGATTTCCTGGAAGATCCAAAGGACAATGTGCAcataaacacagacaaaacagtaaTTGACAATGAATGCAATAGTAAAAAGGAAAGCATGAAAAACACTAACCCTATAGCACAAAAGGCTTTACATGAGCACTCAAGTGTGGACAAGGATAGAGGAATTTTCCAAATTAGCCAATACTCTATCAAGAGCAGGACTGACATAGACAAATACTATGAGATTGGCAGGAGTATTGGAGATGGAAACTTTGCGGTTGTGAAAGAGTGTAGACACAGAAAAACACATCAAGAATTTGCCATGAAGATTATTGATAAATCCAAGCTTGTAGGAAAGGAAGACATTATTGAGAATGAAGTTAGGATAATAAAATTGCTCTCCCACCCTAATATTGTGAAACTTCTGGATGATTTTGAGACTGAAAAGGAGATTTACTTGATAATGGAGTACATAAAAGGAGGTGACTTATTTGATGCAATAACTGAAAGTATTAAGTTTACCGAGCATAATGCTGCCCTCATGTTGACTGACTTGTGCGAAGCTCTTGTGTATATCCACAGTAAAGATATTGTTCATAGGGATCTAAAGCCTGAAAATCTACTGGTAAGTTCTTGGAAGTTTGGTAACAGAACAATGAGAAGACACATTTCAACTGTGTGTATAAAATAAGATATCAACCATTCTCAGAGGTTATCTAGCCATTCACATAGTGATGGGTCATACAgtaaaatgtagtcattttggccAGCATCTGTAGTAAAGTTGATATTTGAAGCTGTTGCCGCCTGTtcatctctgttttttttttaaaatatgtgtgCAGATTTTCCTTAAGGTTTCCTCATGTAACCAATTTACCATATTTCagtttcattaaagggaacctgtcatcagggagctAATTTTAACTAAAGACAAATTGTATacccccattacagctgcattgcatatatgcctttctgccttcactaagcatttgcattacaatataattgtgtgttataacttaccttgctttcTTACAGGATATGCTCCTCACTccttagctctcagcccccacctttgtgcttagTGGCGTAAATAGAGTCACCTAACAGAGCCCCACCCCCCAACCGTAAACAACACTTTGATTGCACTTTgagacgcaatccaaaggctccaactgtgatcacatgctgatgtaacattacattttcattgtgtttgccaAACGTGATGGAAAAGCAATATTACCTCTACATGTGATCATGATGGAAGCCTTTGCATTGTGTCTCAAAGCGAAATTAAAATACACCTTGTAAACAAGCCTAAGTAAAAAAAATACCTGTTGAAAATGGGGATGTGTGTTAGatataagaaaaaaaaccatGTCATAAAACAACATTCATGTGCAGGgggcctaagggtacattcacatgtggCTTTTAACTCATGTGTTTCAAATTGGTCCTATTACTGTATGTGAGCAGGTGCCCACTTGGGGATTTCCTGTTACACTAATGGGATAGTTTAACTATATCCATAAATTCatttacacatgtacacaaactgTGACACACACCAATATCAATCTATGCCTATTTTACAAAAAGtaatataaaaattgtataatttctgGATTCAGGAAGTGAAGGCTAGCCATTCTGGTTTTACTCCACAACTAATCTGCAAAACACATTACAGAAAAAGTGAGTGGTGGTCATGATAGAAAGGTTTCTATATGCAAACATCATTGAAGTCTCTGAGGACCAAAGTATACCAATAAATGCGCTTAGGTTTGGTTCAAATCACATTTTATGTATGCACTCCTGACGGATACGCTGGGCATATACATTGGcatattgtgtataatgtgtatactgtatgtgtgactatactgtatgagtttgtatatactctgtgtattagtgtataaatgtatatgagtgcataaatgtgtgtgtataagtgtatatgtatatgggtgcgagtatacgagtgtagaacattatgtgtgtgtatataagtatataaaggtgtgtatatatcagtgcagggGCGTCGCTATGTTAAAAGATCCGGGGAGTTTTTCTCACTCTCATCCCTATTTGTGTTGtcaggacacagatagagatgagTAGTGTAGTGGAGCACTGAGCTGTCAGCTCCGTGCAACACTACACAGAACCGGAGATGCGATAATATAActacatcgcgtctcctgcttgGAGCAGCTTAAGACagcagccgggagcaggagacgcgatgtgatgacgtcaccgccgaTCGTCCTGCACATGAGACTGAAAGGGTAAGGAGGGAAGACTGGTGAGTATTagtgtatttttttgttttattattggaCAGTGTGGGCATAAttatggactgggggcattactgtgtaCTGGGactattactttataaagggggcattactatggactgggggcattatttaaTAAAAGGGGCATTGCTGTGGGCTCAGGGCCTTACTCCATAAAGGGGGCATTTCTAGGGACTAGGGGCATTACTTTACAAAGGGCTTCATTACTGTGCACTGGAACATTACTTTATAGACGGGGCATTGCTATGGACTGGagacattactttataaaggggacATTACTTTAGACTGagggcattattttataaaggggTCATTATTATgcactgggggcattattttataaagggggcattactgtgggctAGTAGCATTACTTTATAAATTGAGCATTCATGTGGGCTGGGGGCA comes from the Engystomops pustulosus chromosome 5, aEngPut4.maternal, whole genome shotgun sequence genome and includes:
- the DCLK3 gene encoding serine/threonine-protein kinase DCLK3, translated to MPGGAFVTTELASCTCKHSGQQTLYSHLYNKLHVRSTDRRHQVTCPPIGPRLFAKPFHSINSYTSPYFHSQNGFHTIHSENSPVKPRIVTVVKPGSHPLRKITLLLNRRSVQTFEQLIADISEGLGLPRWKNDRVRKLYNLKGKEIRSVSDFFHGDDAFIALGREQLTLKSIEIVFNELYPDRSFKANKDHYEKLRCKINDNGLNIDSGYEDTDTTHKLDKTISSTLANKIDDKIHGRCRAEESKRTKKHDKIKSDEEHLPKVMKKLEICHSKPNKLLTTSLDCTMNCEHCKIHKCKKRLNSDFDHDMLEDMTMIERYRKHPISKYKPEKAKPKCITCHRRNRKMDIEVEERVDSDIDLNQNLNWPSYRLQRQSNDMETKNKCHIDRKKGYSEHPDYYPVKSSKRLIEDFLEDPKDNVHINTDKTVIDNECNSKKESMKNTNPIAQKALHEHSSVDKDRGIFQISQYSIKSRTDIDKYYEIGRSIGDGNFAVVKECRHRKTHQEFAMKIIDKSKLVGKEDIIENEVRIIKLLSHPNIVKLLDDFETEKEIYLIMEYIKGGDLFDAITESIKFTEHNAALMLTDLCEALVYIHSKDIVHRDLKPENLLVQNNPDGSSTLKLADFGLAMVVSEPIFTVCGTPTYVAPEILSEKGYGLEVDMWATGVILYILLCGFPPFRSPERNHEELFETIQCGQYEFLSPYWDNISEEAKDLISRLLVLSPLKRYTAHCVLQHKWIRSHGKMNDRNLQREVTMNIERHFRNRRQKKDSQSDL